A region from the Actinomycetes bacterium genome encodes:
- a CDS encoding MerR family transcriptional regulator, producing MTDWINRGLMQARRGRSNRWCVPFGPDVEAAWRERVAASPQVHRDIDPAGREPNERTIAEVAGALGVKPDVVYYWTERGHLPWRRGRGGRKYIDFTPEVAAACRRRVAASAHLPAVVKSQAQHS from the coding sequence GTGACCGACTGGATCAACCGTGGGCTGATGCAGGCCCGGCGGGGCCGCTCCAACCGCTGGTGCGTCCCGTTCGGGCCGGACGTGGAGGCCGCCTGGCGGGAGCGCGTGGCGGCCTCACCGCAGGTTCACCGCGACATCGACCCCGCGGGCCGGGAGCCCAACGAGCGCACCATCGCCGAGGTGGCCGGGGCGCTGGGGGTGAAGCCCGATGTCGTCTACTACTGGACCGAGCGCGGCCACCTCCCGTGGCGCCGGGGCCGCGGCGGTCGCAAGTACATCGACTTCACCCCGGAGGTCGCGGCTGCCTGCCGCCGCCGCGTCGCCGCATCGGCCCATCTCCCGGCCGTCGTCAAGTCCCAAGCCCAGCACTCCTGA